The following coding sequences are from one Diabrotica virgifera virgifera chromosome 2, PGI_DIABVI_V3a window:
- the LOC126879678 gene encoding uncharacterized protein LOC126879678, with amino-acid sequence MAKAIYCLKLFLFRDQMKMRKDNSKLNAEICVFVVYCYVEAWFSATNTTGAPLNDIYFLRKLVIFKNINENIATIAITKFLNHLWYLSEECAAMAIFDDRIERVEKIRMAQKIMECASKNIETVNEKEEENEETEVIEKKLSLQIRDVQNFVQKDLPTELLSANSLQLFKRFGICVEFLQDDPLNWENREDYRTGKNIISTLKCTNDIAERGVKLIEDYNEKMTKNEHQKQFLIQVVQEYRREFPVATKGGLLKSKICI; translated from the exons ATGGCTAAAGCgatttattgtttaaaactttttttatttcgcGATCAAATGAAAATGAGAAAGGATAATTCCAAACTGAATGCAGAAATTTGCGTTTTCGTTGTATACTGTTATGTAGAGGCCTGGTTTTCAGCAACGAATACTACAGGAGCTCCCCtaaatgatatatattttttgagaaaattggttatatttaaaaatattaatgaaaacattgcaaccattgcaataacaaaatttttaaaccatttatggtATCTAAGTGAAGAGTGTGCTGCCATGGCAATATTTGACGATAGAATTGAGAGAGTTGAAAAAATTAGAATGGCTCAAAAAATTATGGAATGTGCAAGTAAAAACATAGAgactgtgaatgaaaaagaagaagaaaatgaagagaCAGAAGTCATTGAGAAAAAACTATCGTTGCAAATCCGAGATGTCCAAAATTTTGTTCAAAAAGATCTACCAACTGAATTATTGTCCGCCAATTCACTTCAGTTATTTAAACGATTCGGTATTTGTGTTGAATTTCTTCAGGACGATCCGCTGAATTGGGAAAACAGAGAGGATTATCGCACAGGAAAAAATATCATTTCAACCTTAAAATGTACAAATGATATTGCAGAAAGAGGAGTCAAGTTGATTGAGGATTACAATGAAAAAATGACGAAAAATGAACatcaaaaacaatttttgataCAG gtTGTTCAGGAGTACCGGAGAGAGTTCCCAGTCGCCACAAAAGGAGGCTTACTTAAATCCAAAATATGTATCTGA